TTGAAAAACACGCCGAAACAGTACAGCCACGTGCCATATCCAAGCATGCAGATGATGTTTGTTGCCGCCACTATCCACCAGCCGTAGAAAATCTTCTTCTTCATAAAGGTATATTCATTTCCGTTTTTGCTGTCAGGTTTTGGGATAGGAGAGAGGGGATGCCTCTTTTTTTACCACAGGAGGGAGATAAATGCAAGGGAAGAAAGCATACGGGACTGGAAAACAGCGACGGGAGGCTGATTTGAAAGCGTTTGGCGTTCGGGTGTGGCCGTTAGCGCCTCAGATTTCCATTATCTCCTTTTCCTTCGCCTTGAGAATATCATCGACTTTACTGATGTAGTCGTTGGTCACTTTCTGGACGTCGTCGATGACGCGGTGGCTGTCGTCTTCCGAGATATCGCCGTTCTTTTCCTTCTTCTTCAAAAGGTCGTTCGCTTCGCGCCTGATGTTTCTGACGGATACTCGCGTGTCCTCTGCAAGCCGGCGGACTACTTTCACCAGGTTCTTGCGACGCTCTTCGGTCAGTTCTGGGATCGGGATGCGGATGACTTTCCCGTCATTGTTCGGGGTAAGCCCGAGGTCGGATTTCAGGATCGCCTTCTCGATTGCGCCGAGAACCCCTTTATCGTAGGGGGTAACCATCAATAATCTCGGTTCCGGCACCGAGATATTTGCCATCTGGTTCAACGGGACCGTAGAGCCGTAATATTCAATGGTCAGTCCGTCGACTAACGAGGTGGAGGCCCGACCGGTTCTGATGGTGGAGAATTCGCGGCGGATATGATCGAGCGCTTTGTTCATTCTATCTTCCGTTGACGACAAGATCTCTTTCCGGATATCCATCTATTCCCCCTTAATGATCGTTCCCACTTTTTCCCCGAGTAATACTCGTTTGATATTGCCATACTCGTTAAGGTTGAATACTATGATCGGAAGGTGGTTGTCCATGCACAGAGTGATGGCGGAACTGTCCATCACTTTCAGCCCTCGTTTCAGAACCTCGATATAGCTGAGCTCGGCGAATTTGCGCGCTCGCTTGTTTGCCTTCGGGTCGGAGCTGTAAACGCCGTCGACCTTTGTGCCTTTCAATATCACTTCGGCGCCGATCTCCATCGCGCGCAGCGCCGAAGCGGTATCGGTAGAGAAATATGGATTGCCGGTTCCGCCGGCGAAGATGACGACCCGCCCCTTTTCCAGGTGGCGGATAGCCCGGCGACGGATATACGGCTCGGCCAGCTCTTTCATTTCGATAGCCGACATCACCCGTGTCATAACGCCCGCCTTTTCCAGCCCGTCCTGCAAAGCGAGCGCGTTCAACAGCGTGGCGAGCATCCCCATATAGTCGGCTGTCGAGCGGTCCATACCCTGCGCGGAGGCCTGGATGCCCCTGAAGATGTTGCCGCCACCGATCACGATAGCCAGTTGAACCGGAAGCTGGGTCAGCACGTCTTTTACCTGCTGCGCCATGCTGGTGATGATCTTCGTGTCGATCCCATAAGGGAGCGAGCCCTGCATGGCCTCGCCGCTCAGCTTCAGGAGCACTCGCTTGTATGAGGTTTTGCGGCCGGGTGCGCTCATAGTCGTTTTATTCTCCGAGTTGATATCGGACAAACCGCTTGATCATGATATTTTCGCCCACTTTGGCGATGACCGAATTCAAGTATTCCTGAACTGTCATGTTGCGGTCGCGAATGAACTCCTGTTCGAGAAGGCACGCACGCGCGTAAAAGGTCTCCAGCTTGCCGGCAACGATTTTCTCGATCACCTTTTCCGGCTTACCCGTCTGGCGCGCCTGTGTTTCAGCGATTTGCCTTTCCCTTTCCAGGAGATCGGCGGGCACATCTGTACGGCCGATGCATACCGGATTCTCCGAACAAATCTGCATCGCGATGTTTTTGACCATTTCCTTGAATTCATCTGTTCTCGCGACAAAATCGGTTTCGCAGTTGACCTCGACCATGACGCCCAGTTTTGCGCCGGTATGCACATAGGAGCCGATAGCACCTTCGCTGGCCGCGCGAGTTGAGCGTTTTGCGGCGTCGGCAACGCCTTTTTCCCGCAGGTATTGCGTGGCGGCTTCCATGTCACCGCTCTTCTCGACCAATGCTTTCTTGCAATCCATCATTCCAGCGCCGGTTTTCTGGCGCAATTCCTTAACCATTTCAGCAGTTATTGCCATTTTCTTCTCCCCGACTATAAGTTTTTGCACAGATGCTCCGACTCCTGACAAAGTTCTATCGGAGACATATTGAATGATTTTGAATTCTGCGAATGAATCGACGAAAAGGGAGGAAGAACCTACTCCGGTTCCTCTTCCTCTTCGCTGTCGTCCTCGATGACCGATGAGCCCGCGCGGGAAAGCACGGCTCGGTCTTTTTCTGCGATCTCTGCGCCCAGTTCTGTTCCCGGCACTTCCTTACCTTCCAGGACGCGCGCCTTCGCATCCAGTACGGCATCGGAGATTATGGTGGTGAACAGCTTGATCGAGCGAATGGCGTCATCGTTACCGGGAATGGGATACGTGATTTCATCCGGATCGCAGTTGGTGTCGACTATCCCGATC
The window above is part of the Candidatus Abyssobacteria bacterium SURF_5 genome. Proteins encoded here:
- a CDS encoding ribosome recycling factor, with protein sequence MRKEILSSTEDRMNKALDHIRREFSTIRTGRASTSLVDGLTIEYYGSTVPLNQMANISVPEPRLLMVTPYDKGVLGAIEKAILKSDLGLTPNNDGKVIRIPIPELTEERRKNLVKVVRRLAEDTRVSVRNIRREANDLLKKKEKNGDISEDDSHRVIDDVQKVTNDYISKVDDILKAKEKEIMEI
- a CDS encoding UMP kinase; this translates as MSAPGRKTSYKRVLLKLSGEAMQGSLPYGIDTKIITSMAQQVKDVLTQLPVQLAIVIGGGNIFRGIQASAQGMDRSTADYMGMLATLLNALALQDGLEKAGVMTRVMSAIEMKELAEPYIRRRAIRHLEKGRVVIFAGGTGNPYFSTDTASALRAMEIGAEVILKGTKVDGVYSSDPKANKRARKFAELSYIEVLKRGLKVMDSSAITLCMDNHLPIIVFNLNEYGNIKRVLLGEKVGTIIKGE
- the tsf gene encoding translation elongation factor Ts; this encodes MAITAEMVKELRQKTGAGMMDCKKALVEKSGDMEAATQYLREKGVADAAKRSTRAASEGAIGSYVHTGAKLGVMVEVNCETDFVARTDEFKEMVKNIAMQICSENPVCIGRTDVPADLLERERQIAETQARQTGKPEKVIEKIVAGKLETFYARACLLEQEFIRDRNMTVQEYLNSVIAKVGENIMIKRFVRYQLGE